From the genome of Verrucomicrobiales bacterium:
GCCCAGCAAGTATAAACTAAGCGGCTGAACCACCGTTATACAAACAAGAGCAATCCCTGAGCATACCACCGTCAGAGCGATGATGCTAAAGATGCCAACCAGCACACTGAGCCGACCTTGCCCCGCAACACAGCTGGTTCTAGGAGCGTGGCTATCTGGAATGTTAGCTCTCACAAATCTAGCTTCGATCTGCAGTTCATGCTGCGTACCCATCAAGACCCCTAAAGCCTTAAGTGTGCCATCGACTAGACCAGCCCCTAGGGCTTCCCTTCAGCGAGTTCTGCAATGAATGGTACGCGGAGGGCGGGGAAAGTGACTACCATAGCGTCTCATCGTGGTAAGCCACGGATAGCGTGACGCCAAAGCTGAGAGACCCATTTTGAAACCGGATAACGCTGGCTTCCCATACCACCAAGAATAGATCAAGGTTGCCTAAACCAGCTCAACATGTCCTTTACGCCTCAAGTCCTGCTAATAGAAGACGACACCGGTCTCGCGGCGAATCTGCTCAATGTGCTCAACGAAGAAGGGTTCAAGGTTAGCCTCTGTGCCCGCGGTGATGAGGGATTGGAGCAGGCCACGAACCAGGATTACGACGTGGTACTCACGGACCTGCGTCTGCCTGGCTTGGGAGGAATCGAACTCATCCGCAAGCTCCACGTCCTCCAGCCACGCCTGCCCGTTGTGTTAATGACCGCTCACGGAACGATTGAAACTGCGATCGAACCCACAAAGCATGGAGCATACGATTACCTCCAAAAGCCTTTCGAGATGCCGGAACTTATCAGCCTGCTCCACCGCGCCGCTGCCGCGTGCCGCCTGATGCGCGAGCCGGTCTCGCTTGTGGTCGAAGTAACAGACGGACGCACCGCACTGGTCGGCACCAGCCGCGTTATCCAGGGGGTGTGCAAAGAAATCGGGCGCGTCGCCGCCAAGCCCGTCACCGTGCTGATTCGCGGTGAGACCGGCACTGGCAAAGAACTGATCGCCCGCGCCCTCTATCAGCACAGTTATCGCGCCAAGGGAGCGTTCATCGCCATTAATTGCGCGGCCGTGCCGGAGAACCTCTTGGAAAGCGAACTCTTCGGCCACGAACGAGGCTCGTTCACCGGCGCGGACCAGAGGCGCATCGGTCGTTTCGAACAGGCGAATCGGGGCACGCTCTTCCTGGACGAGATAGGTGATTTGCCGTCCAGCACGCAGGTGAAATTGTTGCGCGTGCTCCAGCAACAAACCTTCCAGCGCGTCGGCGGCACCGAGTTGATCGCCGTGGACGTGCGCGTCCTCGCCGCCACGCACCGAGACCTGGAGGCGATGATTAGAGAGGGTAAATTCCGCGAGGATCTGTTTCACAGATTGAATGTGGTGACGATCCAGATACCCCCGCTCCGCGAACGTCGAGAGGATATTCCGGTGCTTGTCCAACATTTCCTAACCAAATACGCCGCCGAATTTGGGAACGAACCATCGCCCATCAGCGCCAACGCTCTGGCCGTCCTGCAGGAGGGAACCTGGCCTGGCAACATTCGCGAACTCGAGAACGTCACTCGCCGCCTGCTTCTCGCTGCGCGAGGAATGTCCATTGACGCGGACGCTGTGCGCCAGATGCTCGCTCTACGGGGGACCGATAAGGTGCATCACGCCGACTCCCTGCCGGCCCTGACTGCTGAACTGCTCGCCCGCGCGCCAAGAGGCGAACTACATGACGCCCACGCTCAACTCCTGGGACAAGCGGAGAAAGAAATCGTTACCCAAGCGATTCTGCTGGCGCATGGCAACCAGGCCCAAGCGGCCCGCTGGCTAGGCCTCTCACGTTTCACTCTGCGCGAGAAACTGAAACAACTCGGACTGCATCCAGGCCAGCAGGAAGAGCCGTAACCGTCCCGTTCATCTTCGTGCGGGCTTCCTCGGAGGGACCCGCAGGCCTCAGTGTAGACGCTTCACTTGCTTCGATGCCCTAACCATTTCCTTCTCAAGCAGGGCCGGCTGAACAACCCCCACAGCTGGACAAGCGGGATGTTGGCTGCCGCTTGCGGACTACTCTGAATCGCTAGACTTTGGATCCATGCAACGGAAATCGAACGGTAACTGTGGTGATCGCGTTCAAGGTGGACTCAATGGTAATGGTTCCGCAGTGGGAGTTTACGATCGCTTCGGCGATTGAGAGCCCCAGGCCGCAGCCTTCGACCTCACCCAGGTCGGCAGGGCTGCCGCGGAAAAACCGTTCGAACACCCTAGGTAGCTTCTCCGCAGGGATCCCAGGCCCAGTGTTGGATATAGCCAACTCGGCCATTTGGTCCAGTTTCGTCAGGCTGAGTTCGATACTTCCCTCCGCAATGTTATATTTAATCGCATTCTCGACTAAGTTGAGGAGCAACTGTCGAAGTCGATGCCTATCCCCAACGATGGATAAGGGTTCGCAATGTTTCATAGACACCCGAAGGTGAGCGCTACTCCCAAGCATTTCGGCGTCTTCAAAGGCCTCCCTGACTACCTCCTCCAATCTCACCTGCTCCTTCACATTCGGAACTTGGCCAGCGTCAACTCTCGCCAGATATGCGAGGGCAGTGACGATGCGGGTGAGGCGTTGAATTTCATCCAAAAGGCTCAAATAGGCCTCCCGTTGGCGTGGGGTCGCCTCCGGATCCGTCATACACATCTCCACCTCGCCCTGGAGTATTGCCAAAGGGGTTTTCATCTCGTGAGAGGCATGGATGGAGAAGTCGCGCATCTGCAAAAAAGACAACTCCAAGCGCTTTGTCATTCGGTTCAACACCACGCCCAATCGATCGATTTCGTCGCCGTTCCCTGAACAAGGCAACACTTCCCGCAGATTTTCCATGTTGATAAGCTCGGCCCTTTCTGCGAGTCGATCCAGCGGTGCGAGGCATCGTCGCATGATCCACCAACCTCCCACGACCGCGAGCAAAATGCAGGGAAGACCATATCCAAAAATCACCTCCGCCACTTCCTCCTCCATTCGCTCCTTGGGAAGGCCGTGGGCCTTGGCCTCGCGACGTTCCACCACCAACTCGAAATACATTCCCCCCCCCATCGCTAAAAGAGAGAGAACCAATACCACTCCATACCACACTGTTAGTCGCGTCCTGATTTTCATCGATCTGAGCGGATCAGGTAACCCACTCCCCGGACGGTGTGGAGGAGTTTAATCTCGTGGCCCTGGTCGATCTTCTCCCTCAAGCGCATGATATAGACATCGACCAAGTTTGTACCTGGATCGAAATCGTAGTCCCAGACGTTCTGAACGATTGTCATCCGCCCGCAGACTTGCCCAGGTGATTTCATGAGGAACTCTAGCAATCGATACTCGCGGACTGGGAGCTCCAAATGCTTGGTTCCCCTTGTCACCTTTCGGGTTACAGTATCTAGCGTTAGATCACCCACGCGCAACAAGGTTGGATTGTTGCCTGAAGCCCGCCTGCCAAGCGCACGGATCCTGGCTATCAATTCAGGCAGATTGAATGGTTTGGGTAGATAATCATCAGCACCAAGATTGAGTCCCTCCACCCGGTCTTCTGGAGTTCCGCGAGCAGTAAGCATCAGCACAGGTGTCTGAATTTGACGTGCACGCAGGTTTCTTAGGACGCTCAAGCCATCCAAGCCAGGCAACATGATATCCAGGATAATCACGTCAAACTTTTGTGAGGATGCCAGCGCGAAAACCGACTCACCAGCGTCGAGCACTTCTACGGCGAAACCTGCCGCCAGCAGTGCTTTGCGGATGAGGGCGGCAATTTTCCGTTGATCCTCGACTACAAGTATTCGCATCCCAGCTTCCAACGGACGTTGTTTGAACGGTGATGTTAATTCAACCAGACTGGTCATTTATCGAACATCTCACGGTATTGTGGGTAAGCCTGTCCACAAGATGACAGCTTTGTCACTCAGCTTTTCTGTGAGGGCGCTTTTTGGAAAACAAGCATGAACGATGATTACGCATACCCTCTACTTTACCAATTAATGGACAAGTAGATGGGATTCCGTCGCATACACGTTTTAGGCCCATCGCCTCCCACTCTCAGAAGAAGTTGCTATCGTGATGACCTTTGTCGATTGCGACTTGCTTTCCGCTTCCGAATACAGCGTCGTTAAGGGCCTTCCCGTGAACCTCAGCTGCCAAGAGATTATTCCGAGTTGGAAAGGATTAGGGTGAGGCCTCTGACAGACAAGCTTGGGTACTGGTCATCGGATAAGCGAGGACGTTTTCCCGGTGGCTCTTTGTGACTGGTCTCTCGGTGGCATGTCGGCCGTTCAGCCCCGCGACCTGGAAATTCCACTCGGCTTTTTCGGAAAAAGTTCCTTCGATGCGAAGATCTGGAAGGATGGTAGCGACACCGGCAAGGGGACCCGAACCACCTTGTCCATACCCGTTCCCGCATCGATTTGGGAGCTCAACTCCGGATTTATCTGGCCCCCGATGGTGGGTTTGTTGCCAAATTGTCCCCGTCGCGATAGGCGGATTGCCGCATCATGTATAACCTGGAAGGAGACGATTGTATAAGTGTAGTCGAGGCGTGAGTCGCCAAACCACCGAAGTGGTACCGTTCAGGAACCTAGATGACGTCGTATTTATGCAGCTTTTTGGTGGGAATAGTTCAGAAGACCGCCGAGCCTTTGGCGATAGATCAGTCCCGTCGCCTGAGAATTTCGTGAAATCGGGGCCAAACATTATGAGATCAACGAGACTATGGCACCATATTGCGATTTGTATAATTGCAGCGGGTCCCGCAGGAGGCTTCATATTCGGACTTCTCAACCCGGGTGACCCGGATCCTAATCCTGTCGGGCGATTGGTTTACGCGTGTATGATGACTGTGCTGACTCCGTTACATGCCGGATTTCCACCACACAATGAAAACGG
Proteins encoded in this window:
- a CDS encoding sigma-54-dependent Fis family transcriptional regulator: MSFTPQVLLIEDDTGLAANLLNVLNEEGFKVSLCARGDEGLEQATNQDYDVVLTDLRLPGLGGIELIRKLHVLQPRLPVVLMTAHGTIETAIEPTKHGAYDYLQKPFEMPELISLLHRAAAACRLMREPVSLVVEVTDGRTALVGTSRVIQGVCKEIGRVAAKPVTVLIRGETGTGKELIARALYQHSYRAKGAFIAINCAAVPENLLESELFGHERGSFTGADQRRIGRFEQANRGTLFLDEIGDLPSSTQVKLLRVLQQQTFQRVGGTELIAVDVRVLAATHRDLEAMIREGKFREDLFHRLNVVTIQIPPLRERREDIPVLVQHFLTKYAAEFGNEPSPISANALAVLQEGTWPGNIRELENVTRRLLLAARGMSIDADAVRQMLALRGTDKVHHADSLPALTAELLARAPRGELHDAHAQLLGQAEKEIVTQAILLAHGNQAQAARWLGLSRFTLREKLKQLGLHPGQQEEP
- a CDS encoding HAMP domain-containing protein, with translation MKIRTRLTVWYGVVLVLSLLAMGGGMYFELVVERREAKAHGLPKERMEEEVAEVIFGYGLPCILLAVVGGWWIMRRCLAPLDRLAERAELINMENLREVLPCSGNGDEIDRLGVVLNRMTKRLELSFLQMRDFSIHASHEMKTPLAILQGEVEMCMTDPEATPRQREAYLSLLDEIQRLTRIVTALAYLARVDAGQVPNVKEQVRLEEVVREAFEDAEMLGSSAHLRVSMKHCEPLSIVGDRHRLRQLLLNLVENAIKYNIAEGSIELSLTKLDQMAELAISNTGPGIPAEKLPRVFERFFRGSPADLGEVEGCGLGLSIAEAIVNSHCGTITIESTLNAITTVTVRFPLHGSKV
- a CDS encoding response regulator transcription factor, which codes for MRILVVEDQRKIAALIRKALLAAGFAVEVLDAGESVFALASSQKFDVIILDIMLPGLDGLSVLRNLRARQIQTPVLMLTARGTPEDRVEGLNLGADDYLPKPFNLPELIARIRALGRRASGNNPTLLRVGDLTLDTVTRKVTRGTKHLELPVREYRLLEFLMKSPGQVCGRMTIVQNVWDYDFDPGTNLVDVYIMRLREKIDQGHEIKLLHTVRGVGYLIRSDR